A part of Petrotoga sp. 9PW.55.5.1 genomic DNA contains:
- a CDS encoding DUF4351 domain-containing protein: REEAMREGIEKGKEEGKLEGKREGKLEGEKEFAIKILSRRFGKELTEELKEKIRNTDEKTINYIGDNLLEITIDELKEILK; this comes from the coding sequence TAGAGAAGAAGCAATGAGGGAAGGAATTGAAAAAGGTAAAGAAGAAGGTAAGCTGGAAGGAAAGAGAGAAGGCAAACTGGAAGGAGAAAAGGAATTTGCAATTAAGATACTTAGCCGTAGATTTGGAAAAGAATTAACTGAAGAATTAAAAGAAAAGATTAGAAACACAGATGAAAAAACAATAAATTACATAGGAGATAATCTATTAGAAATAACCATAGATGAATTAAAAGAAATTCTGAAATAA